Proteins from one Argopecten irradians isolate NY chromosome 15, Ai_NY, whole genome shotgun sequence genomic window:
- the LOC138308871 gene encoding nidogen-2-like isoform X2 gives MSWNLLFLTVAVLLVGSCTAAMKDGSELEHNGSGQGLILTDDEDLMDGSGDDDDDDDDDDIEISGSGNGILGEDTTQPQSTRSFSECETMRNSVKDPDYARKTKSFVPRCTLDGDFERLQCRGEPGIDECWCVFPNGNRVEGTTMNGPTTPDCQFGSTIKKCVFLLLKNSWGKLGTYPPRCTIDGEFEDIQCFEGDCWCVDNNGNERHNTRVRSSKTPVCQGNSPALPYCLHNSNETSKTDRAINIISRSHSQTEIK, from the exons GATGGGTCAGAACTAGAGCACAATGGCAGTGGACAAGGTTTAATATTAACAGACGATGAAGACCTGATGGACGGGTCTGGTgacgatgacgatgatgatgatgacgacgataTTGAAATATCTGGATCTGGTAATG GAATCCTCGGAGAGGATACAACACAACCCCAATCAACAAGATCATTTTCAGAATGTGAAACAATGCGAAATTCTGTAAAAGATCCAGATTATGCTCGTAAAACAAAGTCCTTTGTACCGAGGTGTACACTGGACGGTGACTTTGAACGGCTCCAGTGTCGAGGCGAGCCTGGTATAGATGAATGTTGGTGTGTGTTTCCCAATGGTAATCGTGTGGAGGGCACCACCATGAACGGACCAACGACACCCGATTGTCAGTTTG GTTCAACgataaaaaaatgtgtatttttacTCCTGAAGAATAGCTGGGGTAAACTGGGAACGTATCCCCCGCGTTGTACTATTGATGGAGAATTTGAGGACATTCAGTGTTTCGAGGGAGACTGTTGGTGTGTCGACAATAATGGAAATGAACGTCACAACACACGCGTGCGATCATCCAAGACTCCAGTCTGTCAAGGTAACAGCCCTGCCCTTCCTTACTGTCTACACAATTCCAACGAGACTTCAAAGACTGATAGGGCGATAAACATAATATCCAGAAGTCATTCacaaacagaaataaaataa